In the genome of Pseudorca crassidens isolate mPseCra1 chromosome 12, mPseCra1.hap1, whole genome shotgun sequence, one region contains:
- the LOC137203658 gene encoding LOW QUALITY PROTEIN: SEC14-like protein 3 (The sequence of the model RefSeq protein was modified relative to this genomic sequence to represent the inferred CDS: inserted 1 base in 1 codon; substituted 2 bases at 2 genomic stop codons) produces MSGRVGDLSPKQAETLAKFXENVQDVLPALPNPDDYFLLRWLXAQNFDLQKSEPLLRGAGSPVRPYHSTPFQYMEFRKTMDIDHILXWRPPEVIQKYMPGALCGCDHVGCPVWYDIVGPLDPKGLLFSVTKQDLLKTKMRDCEGILHKCDLQTERLGRKIETIMMIFDCEGLGLKHFWKPLVEVYQEFFGLLEENYPETLKFMLIVKATKLFPVGYNLMKPFLSEDTHRKIIMLGNNWKEGLLKLISPEELPAQFGGTLTNPDGNPKYLTKQAHLALCLQIKCGGEIPKSMYVQDQVKTQYEHLVQISRGSSHQVEYEILFPGCVLRWQFLSDSEDIGFGVFLKTKMGEWQWAGLMTEVQLNQRYNAHLVPEDGRLTCTEAGVYVLRFDNTYSFVHTKKVSFTV; encoded by the exons ATGAGTGGCCGAGTCGGAGACCTGAGCCCCAAGCAGGCAGAGACCCTGGCCAAG TTCTGAGAAAATGTCCAGGATGTGTTGCCTGCCCTGCCCAACCCAGATGACTATTTCCTTCTGCGCTGGCTCTGAG CTCAGAATTTCGACCTGCAGAAATCAGAG cccctcctcagGGGTGCTGGGAGCCCAGTGAGACCTTACCACTCAACTCCCTTTCAGTACATGGAGTTCCGGAAGACCATGGACATTGACCACATAC ATTGGCGGCCCCCCGAG GTGATCCAGAAGTACATGCCTGGGGCCCTGTGTGGCTGTGACCATGTTGGCTGCCCTGTGTGGTATGACATCGTCGGGCCGCTTGACCCCAAGGGCCTGCTTTTCTCTGTCACCAAGCAGGACCTGCTCAAGACCAAGATGAGGGACTGTGAGGGCATCCTGCACAAGTGTGACCTGCAGACAGAGCGG CTGGGGAGGAAGATCGAGACCATCATGATGATATTTGACTGTGAAGGCCTGGGGCTGAAGCACTTCTGGAAACCCCTGGTGGAAGTGTACCAGGAG TTCTTTGGCCTCCTTGAAGAGAATTACCCAGAGACCCTGAAGTTCATGCTCATTGTGAAAG CCACCAAACTGTTCCCTGTGGGATACAACCTCATGAAGCCCTTCTTGAGTGAGGACACTCACAGGAAAATTATCATGTTGGGAAATAA CTGGAAGGAAGGTTTGCTAAAACTCATCAGTCCTGAAGAACTGCCTGCCCAGTTTGGGGGGACCCTGACCAACCCAGATGGGAACCCCAAATATTTAACTAAG CAAGCCCATCTTGCTCTCTGTCTGCAAATCAAATGTGGTGGGGAGATCCCCAAGTCCATGTACGTGCAGGACCAGGTGAAGACTCAGTACGAGCACTTGGTGCAGATCAGCCGCGGCTCCTCGCACCAGGTGGAGTACGAGATCCTGTTCCCAGGCTGTGTCCTCAG GTGGCAGTTCTTATCTGACAGTGAAGACATTGGCTTCGGGGTTTTCCTGAAGACCAAGATGGGGGAGTGGCAGTGGGCTGGGTTGATGACGGAGGTGCAGCTCAACCAGCGCTACAACGCCCACCTGGTGCCTGAGGATGGGAGACTCACCTGCACGGAAGCTGGCGTCT ATGTCCTGCGCTTTGACAATACCTATAGCTTTGTCCACACCAAGAAGGTCAGCTTCACAGTGTAG